tgttgtttaacacatgaaaaaatatgcaataattccttcaccgagaaagtgcatttaaaaatatttaaaattttgtcacgaatattcgtcaacaccgtcatggtaatgtcaatgtgagcttatctccgtgtatgaacaacgaaataccgctaaaggtccttgccctatttttcactttaatatagaatgccaaaaatgatttcactataaagtcacatcattgaatcgtgagaaatattacgaacaaatttgtaaaacgtagtttgtcacaacagagcatcatcaccgttatgcttttctttaaaaaagttacaaatgatatattagaaataattactgaaatgaatagcaaactattaaagtttattgtgtagcatagacattaactaccattattcgtattctagaaataaaaacaagaaactctcaaatcgtcaacaccatacccatcatcaccgggaaaaaatgacgaccggtgatgatttcatgtgtatggtgatgacggttcttagaaacttttctagttagtttgctataattcattatgaaattaagctgtatgtttgaaaaacgttctctatgtcttctaacactatataatgtctaccttataaatgtagaataaatgtagaagaagatataactatttctttcacactagaggatagttagtttttaaataacattttgactgaagtaggcaaaatttaggtcacttagaacttagaacatacaaatgttttttttttataatctaataatgtaaatcgtgcaacttagagtctgtaattgcatgttagttgtgttaaaacaaagtatttaaacaagcaacatatattaagttttaagcgaccataggctacggtactggctcaccatcgtgatggccttatgttttttgatgatattatattaattgatgtatataattacaggaattaataattataccattgggtagtcaccggacccaatacctaacattttgtaacttatgacatgcattacaagtaggggtcttgcaacttataaaacactgattatatattaatgtttagctattaaacaacattttttaaagttaatgtataaaacaacaaaaatacaaacttgtgcaatgaatcaaattatcaaaaaaaagtaatatatcatataaattaagctcattggtaagctaggaattttataatatgatataaataccaagttatgcagtagataaaagaagatgcgggtttaaactgataataagagtacaatattgtttatatgatttaacattgataaaacccaaaaaaataaatgaatacataaattgcctatttcggaatataaattatttaaaattatacaataacaatacttgttatatatttatttatatgaataaaagtattttttataattttctaaaaataaattatgtagctagtcttatgttcaaaaatatgttatttgtaatgtttattaaagttctaaagccatacaattaaaaaaagtttttgattttttaatacttttttaatacatatgtaaattagttcccaaatcgtcattaccgtacatgcagtgtcattaccgtctataaaagagtcattaccataccatggttgtcatcaccatcttgcgtttttattttccgaaagcgataacttcaaatataagccacaaatgattgtataaataccataaatatcctcaatatacagccccctattactttacccagctagaatcgtgttaaattaaacatgaaaaaaaaaaaaattgtatggtgaaattttttgtaatGAAATCCACCCACCTCTTCCCAACTCTCTTCGTCCTCGGAATGGTAGAGTACACGTCCCTCAAGTTTCGAAGACATATGTATTtagtaaaatactttttaaaactaATCCGAAGACTAACAATTAATCCGGAGTCACTTGCACTGGTCCCATTTAGGGTCCCGCGTACGTGTGGCATGCAGTTGCGCGCGAGGCAACGCGGCCCGTTAGCTGTCCCGCCGGCGCGCACGCGCGCTCATTCCTCCTCCCCCCTGCACCAAGCTCTGACgacatttataaataatatcctGGTCAGCGATAGCTCCCTGGATGTATTTTTTACCCCAAAATCGAAACTTTTGATAGCATCAAGCCGTTACCTGGAGAAACTATAGTCACAAAAAGTTCTATTTACTAGTCTACCTACcaatatatacaatatatataacATACACAATAAACAAAGCTATACGATAAgcctaataaattaaatacagtaaacattttaaaactaaatatgtaactacctaaataaaattataatgaaatacatattacatattatataatgtTAAGATAAGTTAAGTTAAGAAGTAAATATAAATGAAATCAATGTGTTAGCATGTAAGGTATATCTGTTAATGCtaatattacattataaataaataaaataaataaatgaaatgaattttttttcggtaaaattcaccgatttgtctgacgaacgaaataagtttcaatgtaAAGTATACaccttgtacaacataaatcaactaggttgcctatctttttccggtcactattatgtggttgccgtgttaaaagaggtgattttatttttatatcgataattgcactcatctgtctgacgattatacatcaaaatgatggtaattttattgcaaatacaatggtatagggttgtccaaagagtaaagtaagtatataggtaaagAGAGCCCTCTTGAAGCATTTTATGGAAACTCATTTGAAAGCGCCATCTCTGATTGTCCCCCGAAACTAAGTATGTATGTGTGCGTGCACAACTACATATGCATCCATACGTGTACTTTCGTCccacataatattaggtctacttggtCGGTTTACAAGTCCATTTTTGTTTGGTTTCTTGTAACAAATAACTTTAATTGTTTAcgagaaaataaacaaaaaatgtacttgtaAACCGCCCAAGTAGACCTAACATTATGTGGAAAAGGTTAATGTTATcaataatggaataaaaaaacagaatattaaagtaaaatgtttattgctttaattttgttgatagcgtaagtaattaaataagtgCAGGGAAAATAGTAACAGAGACAACAGAGTAAGTGTACTCGTAAACTTGTTCTCTTTACCTCTCGTGCTTATATCGAGGTCAAAACatgcgaaatattccaaaattagTAGTGTATAGAGAGAttaaaaaagtggaatcttgaccGTTGCAGAGTCACGAGAAGCGAGCAAACTTTGCTGCCGAGAGTAATACATGTTTTACACCACATTATCGCTAGGAAAGTACAATTTTAGGTAAACAATAGAAAAGAAAGCGTGAGGTAAAAAAGCATTCACACACAAGAAAATAcatgttaataagaaaaaaacacaGAACACAAAATAACAAACACAATACACAACACATAAATCAGCGAATGCAGAGAACTGGAATTACTTCTCAACGACGAGGCGGAGCAACAGAGATACAACTCAACGCACTTTCTGGGGGTTTTCACAACAGGGCATGTGTTTTCATTCGGGCTATAATCGAATTTCCTCCAGAATCATAACGAATAAAATGGCTCAACcatcactaaaatattttaaatttaggtacttaccCTCTTCCAGTGACAGCAAAAAAATTGCATGTCTTGGCATGGTCTTGGCGATTATGCATGTGTTGCCAGCATAAACAAACAGCATACTTAATCACATTTTAACAAAATTCTTATTTTGtcgcaaaattaattgaaaattataataattacaaatattaatttgtacttattttaatttaaatattaatgccactaaaattatataaattttatagtgacATCTGGTGACGTAGTTTGTGTAATCGGAAGTCAACTAATGTTGTCGGGAGCAAGATATAGAAGTCGCCTGTATCTTTACTGACGTTAACTACATTCCTAGTGTCCCCCCCCTGGGGTTGTCTgtgaaaatccggtcacaaataagggttgccaggcttttaaataaaataagaagggaagacttttagcgagaactcataaacggcttaactgatgaattttatttgaatgattttttaagcactgtttttattattttgttttatatattttttggaccgattgttcaaaagttagaaggaataaccttttttttttctttctaaacgtttatttccgaaatgattcactttatcaaaaaattttgtttaaagacccctattcattttgaaatgcctatccaacgacaccccaccctataaggttgaaacgataaaaaaattgtcagtcACATTTTgattctttcaaagcgattatttcccaaaatattcactttatctacaaatgttcttctaaaacccctattcattttaaaagacctatccaacgacatgtcacactATAGCGTTGAAGCGAAATAAAATGGTCACGTAggtacctttttttttctttttttcgttTGATATCTATGTAGTGAGATATCATTTGATGAGTTTTAAAATGAATAGGGTTctttaaaaatcattttttgttaaagtgaatattttaggaaataatcgcttcgaaagaaacaaaatgtatgtgaggatATTTTATTTTCGTTTCAATCCTATGATGTgggatgtcgttggataggcctttcaaaataaataagggTCTATAAAGAACATTTTTGATAAAGtaaatcatttcggaaataatcgtttaaaaaaaaaaggttattccTTCTGacttttgaaccatctgtccaaaaaatatgaaaaacatAATGACAACAGTGCTTAtaaaactcattcaaataaaattaaaacaaacttgatcagttaagccgtttatgagttatcgctaaaagtcttcccttcttattttatttaaaagcctggcaacccttatttgtgaccagATTTTCGCAgacaaccctataccattgtatttgcaataaaattaccatcattttgatgtattattcaagcgtcagacagatgagtgcaattatcgatataaaatcacctcttcaaacacggcaaccacataatagtgaccggtaaaagataggcaacctagttgatttatgttgtacaagttgtatactttacattgaaacttatttcgttcgtcgaCAAATCGGTAAAATTTGACGAAAAAagtttttccaaaaatttattaaaaataaccttgaccatatttctttaggcaaccctatttatttatgttctgggacatattttctttcataaaatataagtttcatccgtcagacgtaTTGGTGAAGATCGACCATAATATTATATgcgggatctcctactataccTTCTATAATTTACATACAAAGTGTTACTTGTTGAAAAACAACTTCCATTTTTGCgagtttttgtaaaattttcacTGGATGCAAAGTTGaaagcatattattattatgtgcaTATTTAGGTTTGTATGTAATTTTAGACGTTGACCCTTGAAGTTTGAGGGaaaaacaatatattatataataattaagttTGATATTATTCAGTAGCCGCGTATCGGTAGGTAATTGAAAAGATAATGTTTAATTTTTGATGGGTTATAATTTatgaaagatgaaaataaattgtaacaaattaaaGCTGACAACTTTTAATCaacattataaattaaaaccaGTATTAGATTAAACCAGTAAaaaacagccaattattatagCCGCAGGCCGCGTCTCCACGACCCCGGTTAGATATAATTTCAAGCCATAGGATAGAGTGAGATAGTAAGATTTTAAACGACGTTACATGACTATTGTCTCGTTCTTACAAGACCGTCGTTTATAAATTGTGCGAATACGATTTTATTATGTGCGAATAATAAAATCAAAGACTATATAATAATATCGGGCCAAACATCACAGGAAGTGGAGGCCATGATTGTGCGCGTCGCGTGCCCTCACAATAGAATCGTCAACCATTCTGTAATGGACCATCATTGCCGATCGTGTAGGTGTAGGAGCCAGGGACATCTGCTACTTAATGAATCATTATAACAGACATTGTGAAGAAAagaaaacacataaaaaataaaaatttattcaaacatacaacataataatttaaatgctATAAACATAGTTAACGAATCAAAAATACAGTCCTTTTTAGAttttcgacgaccggtctggcctagtgggtagtgaccctgcttgtgaagccgatggtcctgtgttcgaatcccggtaagggcatttatttgtgtgatgaacacaaatatttgttcccgagtcatggatatgtctatgtatataagtatgtatttatctatataagtatgtatatcgtcgcctagcacccatagtacaagctttgcttagtttggggctaggttgatctgtgtaagatgtcccctaatatttataaaaaaaatattcatttattttcactTTGTAATAGAATCGCTAcataccgtaaaagtataaaactttgccctttaacataacttggCCCATCGCGTCACTTTAttcagaaagtgtatctgtaactacttttaagttaggtacctatttcgcttttactgaactgtgacgcggtgggcaaattTAAGTTAAGGGccaatttttttatactttgacGGTAGGTATTGAGTTACATTAATTTACCTACATAACTTTATTGTTTCTTCATaaaaaattgtaggtatttaggACATACATATCTTTTGCAAAAATGTACCAAATCTAATTTACATAGCTCTAGTATTTTTGCTAATCATAATAATACAGTATAACTAAGCATTATTAAGTAAGTTCAAGTATATTATAACATTATTTATGCCTCATTGACGAAAACGGGCTTACGTGTAAGTATCAGTGTGATCAGGGACAATAGAAACTAATAGCTTCAACTCAGAAACACAAGTGAAAACCTCTAAATCTctaatttaaggtattttttttcgaCTGAACTCCTTTTTTTAAACTTAACCAATCAACACCTTGTGTTCGTAGCACTTACAACGATTTTAAGTAAATTTTCTTGCATAGGTATTTTTGAATTGGATTATTTTGATAATTGTTTGAAGGATACTTCGCATACAAAGTATCAAAATGCAAAATAGATCAACATTGATTATTTTGGACTTGAATTGAAAAGGAAATAATACTTATTGAATAGTCAATACATCAATTAAGTAGATATACCTACGAAAAAATTCTTGCTCATTATCCTCTTAAcactaaacttaaataatattttacgtAAGCCATAATAAATAGTACCAATAACATTATctatatacattattttatacgcAGTTCGATTCTTTTCAATATGATTTCATAAATTTGGATAAAACTTTCTTCCTCTGTTGCATCATATGTCCAAATAACATCGGGAACATAGGTATGTACAGCAACATCCAACAAATAAGGAAGTAATGGTATAACATGCTCAAGATTATGTGGTACTGGCTAGCTATAGTAACGTAGTTTGACAGCACTGGCACTGTCCAAAACTGACGGGCAGCAATATCCTTCAGAGAGTCATATATGCACAGTAACTCTCCAGTGACTCCCAGTGGGTACAGCAGGAAAAATGTTGAGTATCGTAGTAACATCAGCAGCGGTGGCGGTTGGCCGATCGCGTTGGCTACATAATAACCGTATCGGATTATTTCGGTGACCGACCACGCAAGCACACACAGCACCATGCCAGGGCTCATTGTTGCTGCATCAGACACAAGTAGCACGCCGCAAACAAGGAACACTCTAGATGTCACTTGCGTGAGTGTCAAGAAGACACCGGTGGGCACAATCCCCAATACCGCGTGTAGAACTTCTAACGCTGCAGCATTTTGAAAAATTAACAGGTTCCAGCTGATCTCCTTCCAGAAGTTATCGAGGGTCCCACGGTTCAAGAAATAACCCAACGTATGCAAAAGCATATATGTCCAGCCAACGATCTGCGTACCATTGTAGGCCACGAGGTATGCTTTGCTAAGTTGCCAACTTTCCTGAGGTTTCGTTGTTGTTTTTGCTGCCATGTCAACGTTTCTAcacaaataatatgtatatgctGTGTTTCGTGATAATGGATTTTGTAtaaaaacactttaaactcACTGTCTGATGAAATATTTAATCCACTTATGGCACGCAATTAGTTATGTGACTTATGTGTCGGTGAAATCGAGGTTATCTACGCAAATGCTCAGGCGCGCTGAACGGTCGCCGCGACGTGCTGCGCATACGGCGGCAGAGCAACTGACGATCATCTGACGTTCACTTCTCGCTTCGAGACCAAACTTTCCTTCTATAATTTACATACAAAGTGTTAGGTACTTGTAGAAAAACAACTTCCATTATTGCAAATTTTTGTCAAATCTTCACTGGTCACAAAGTTGAAAGCATATTAttatcatgtaggtatgtatgtaatttTCAATGTTGATCCTCGAGTTCAAggcaaaaataaaatcattaagtTTGATATTATTCAAAAgcgtataggtaggtaattaaaaagagaatgtatattttttggagggttattttttatgaaagatgaaaataaaatgtacttaacaaaaaaaaaagctgcCCTTTTAATAAACACGAAATTAAGAAATATTGACGTAGTATAGTAGGTATGTCAATAAATTTTACGCTTCTACTTACTGTAACTAGTTAGTGAATAACGAGGAATGGATTTGtgaattaaataatacatatagtaattattatttaattatgggAAAGGACTTTCTATGTGTACTAAACAGCCTTAAAATATAGCTTCTATAAACTAACTTATTGCCCGCGACTATTATTAAACACTACTAGCCGACCATTGGCGAGCTTTCTATAAACTAACTTATTGCCCGCGACTATTATTAAACACTACTAGCCGACCACTGGCGAGCTTTCTATAAACTAACTTATTGCCCGCGACTATTATTAAACTCTACTAGCCGACCACTGGCGAGCTTTCTACTAAGGTAAACTAACATAAGAGTGATCCCCGATTAGGTACGCAAAATTATGAAGGATATCGACGTCAAACTTAAACGTTGTTTTGCAAGGATTTTCTGGGACATTCCACCAAAACGTCAACTTTTACCGGCAATATGTTGTTATGCCGATGCGATGTTCTGTTGTCGATGCGTGTGGTAGCTATTTAAACAAAGAGAAAAAATCTAGGCACAGTTCAATTTACAGCCATGTTATCATGACAAATATCggtctgtattttttattagaAGTATCAATAAACAGCGTCATCACGCAGccgatatttttattttgcacttGCTAGCTGAGTAATAGGAATACAGGACCTCCTCTCTAGGGATCCCAGCCtcttattttaaccctttaaaATATTTACTGTGAGGTGTCGCAGCCACATACAGCCCTGATTCGCTACCGTAATAAAATGAAACAAAGTCTAAACAGTAATATAATTTGTGCGAAATTTACTATTTTCGGCAACAGTAGTTCAATTTGAATTTGTTTAATCAAAATGTTTTATAATATTCTACGTGCGTCAGAGTTTTCAAATAATTTACTGAATTGTAATAGAATTAacactattaaaaaataaataaataacaagaaTTAACCTAAAACGCACCACGCCTGGTCCAAACTTGGTCCAAAGCACAATTTCCTTGACAAATGCTGtgacataccaaatttcaatcaaatctatttaataatttttgtgTGAGTGAATAACAAACATCTACATAAAAACACACAgttcttatttattataatgttagtagtataaatagcatttaatttgaatattaataCATGGTGACCATGGTGCTCTAACAATTTGTACGTTGAGGCCTCGCCATGCGTATTACGTAACGGGgctaaataaatacaaacatgTTATTGGTCAACGTGTCTGAGTACGTCTGATGTAATTCAACGTCGGTTTTATGATGCCATGCCCTTTTATTTTGGTAATTACTTTCACTATCTACCTAAGGGCACAATTTTGGTACCATCGTCCTCACAGTTAAGTTGTTACGATTCGTAAACCCTATTGCAAAGACTATAAAGCTCTTTCAATGGTTGTTAGCAGTATTATTGCTAGTATGTATAGTTCGTGTCATTCACGAAGACACGCAGATTTGTCAAATGTAACCTTTAATCTGTTATTAAAAGTTACATTTGTCAAATCTGCGCGTCTTCGTGAATGACACGAACTATAGAGGCGACTGTTTCCTAATGTACCTACAGAATGGCCCAAAAATACATTTACAAAGATTTTTACTAGGACATAAATagtattgataattttaacaaaccattgggaaaatattttaaatacaacacgttttgttttagttaagtaaatgatttttatttttatttttagtgacattttgaaaaataatgtgtacctaagtaagaaaaatattctTATAATTCTTTTGTTAATGTATTTTTAGAACAACGTGTAATCAAGTTAAAGTACCTATTCAATAAACATTAGTTGgatgagtaggtacttaaaccTAGTAACCGTTGACTGGTAGACTAAATATACGGCGATGCATGCATTTAATATTCTTATCATCAGCGTAAACGTATGTCTAACTATCGTCACGCGCTgaaattttgatgacaatttgCAATTTTTAAGCTAGGGAAGTgatcataattattaaaaagtaaATTTGAAAAAGTGGGAAAATTTTCgactttttttccttacaaagCTATATGTTTAAAATAAGGAGAAAAATTAACATAATAATCTGATCGCATTTTACATTTGATTTGTTGAATAAGTCGGTAAATCTATGTCAGGAGGTGGATCGTGCCTACAAAttgatgattatttattttcattttgacatACTTTGTACTTAATATTGATGCACGCTCATTGTGTTGCGAAAATTATAAACAGATTTTGTAAATCAAAAGCCGCAATTTTTTTCCATTGGGCAGTTGTGCTTAGCGATGGCCAATTCTCGTGCATGCAATGTACCTACATGCAAAATGTAGATCAGATATAATTataaggaggaggaggaggattGCCGCATATGGCATTGGTTTTTAAACTCGAAAaacttacataatattataatatttaaaaaggtttcctttaatattttatttatctttaagTGCAGTGTACGGTTAAGCATCGCTAACAATAAGGCTCTTATATATGTGTGCGCTTTCTCTACTTTAGATTTCTCTGTGCCACCGCTCATCTCATCAAAAACGAACGTAACGTGTTTAGTTACATTATAATATTGGCGAGTTGCGCAAAAATGTCATCCATCGCTCGCTTACATATTCATATTATTTGATAGGTCGAATAATATGAGTTGAGAATGACCACTGTTTTTACTTTTCCTCGCACGCACTTAgcataaaaacaattatgagTAGGTACAGTGAATTAACTGAAGTTGAAGTAAAATGCCAGCATAAATACAGCCTACTTTACAACCCGTGACTTTTTACGGTACGTAAAGTCTTAAATTATAAGGTGATGCGAGGGTCAAGGGACCACTTACGTCCAGCTggattaaaatatgtaaataaaatagcgAAAGTTTTGGCCGTGGCAAACAAATAGAGTAGGGACAGTCGCAGAGTGCCCCGGGGAGACACAAGGATGACTCGCTTTACACCGTGCCGAGTCTAATAACATAGAATTCGTTCGGTGTGCTCGGTCTCTCAATTATTCATTAATTGTTGAACCAAGAGCGTTGAACGAAAAACGGATATACCTATTTGTAGTATGGTTACGTAGATTTGTTGTTGAAAATAAAGCTAAGAAAATATGCGACTGTATTTTTATACCACAGCGATTGAAAACAAGCATAATGTTTTTATTGGAGATTACGTTTCGCTGTGCGTCATATTAATTCTCTCAAAACAACTATTTACCGAGCGAGTATGAAGCGTTCGCGAAACGTCTCCAAATCAGCTTGGACTAAAATGAATTTGTACCCAGAGCTATCAAAAAGACTAATCAActtcactggtgaccgaagagctggcagctttcacGCACAACGTATTAGcatcgcaatacagcggggaaatgcttcCAGCGTCCTCGccaccatgccaaaggggctCAATTTCttagatatattttaattttatttagtattagtttttagttttattttatagatctGTCATATTAGCCAGTTTGTAATATAAAGTTATACAATCATAATATAACGttaagtaacctaaaattaaaactacctacaaaactaaaactaatacctaaaaaaaaatatagaactacctacaaaactaaaactaaacctaaaaaaaaaaaaaaaaaaaaaacctaaaaa
This genomic interval from Cydia splendana chromosome 4, ilCydSple1.2, whole genome shotgun sequence contains the following:
- the LOC134789478 gene encoding very-long-chain (3R)-3-hydroxyacyl-CoA dehydratase hpo-8-like gives rise to the protein MAAKTTTKPQESWQLSKAYLVAYNGTQIVGWTYMLLHTLGYFLNRGTLDNFWKEISWNLLIFQNAAALEVLHAVLGIVPTGVFLTLTQVTSRVFLVCGVLLVSDAATMSPGMVLCVLAWSVTEIIRYGYYVANAIGQPPPLLMLLRYSTFFLLYPLGVTGELLCIYDSLKDIAARQFWTVPVLSNYVTIASQYHIILSMLYHYFLICWMLLYIPMFPMLFGHMMQQRKKVLSKFMKSY